In the genome of Colletotrichum lupini chromosome 8, complete sequence, one region contains:
- a CDS encoding SLA2 → MAAVPDTRHTKTDQELAINIKKATNPDETAPKRKHVRSCIVYTWDHRSSQAFWAGMKVQPILADEVQTFKALITVHKVLQEGHPNTLREAMAQRGWIDSLNRGMGGEGVRGYSPLIREYVYYLLAKLSFHQQHPEFNGTFEYEEYLSLKAINDPNEGYETITDLMTLQDKIEQFQKLIFSHFRHVGNNECRISSLVPLVQESYGIYKFITSMLRAMHSTTGDVEALSPLRERYDAQHYRLVKFYYECSNLRYLTSLITIPKLPQDPPNLLAEDDEAPALPARPKQEIERRPTPPPEPKSQEPDDISEFWKNELERQNREYEEQQRVLEEQQRQQMLMQQQAQQQAQRDFEEQQRQLAEQQRREQEALMQQQMQYQTQGRLAELEQENFNARAQYERDQLMLQQYDQRVKGLENELAQIQGHYGQQITSKDEQIRALQEQVNTWRTKYEALAKLYSQLRHEHLDLLQKFKSVQLKAASAQEAIERREKLEREIKTKNLELADMIRERDRALHDKDRLQGANKDELEKLKRELRMALDRADNIERSKGNELSTMLSKYNREMADLEEALRLKSRALDDAQAKIRNGDSDLEQLLRDKEEELEVYKAGMDQTLIELNELKLNQGDTDTVIDGQIDALIMANLDKINDIIDSVLQSGVQRVDDALYELDSTMQAGNQNASPSYVLSQIEKASSSAMEFATAFNNFIADGPNATHAELIKAINVFAGALADVCSNAKGITRLATDEKKSDALMNGTRQSASSTVKFFRGLQSFRLEGMDPIQKTDVVINSNNEVQMNLQKLNKLVETFAPNTGKLAGKGDLGDIVDSELSKAADAIAAAAARLAKLKNKPREGYSTYELKVHDGILDAAMAITNAIAQLIKAATVTQQEIVQAGRGSSSRTAFYKKNNRWTEGLISAAKAVASSTNTLIETADGVLSNRNSPEQLIVASNDVAASTAQLVAASRVKAGFMSKSQENLEQASKAVGAACRALVRQVQNMIKDRNAEDEAVDYSKLGAHEFKVREMEQQVEILQLENSLSAARHRLGEMRKISYQED, encoded by the exons ATGGCTGCCGTGCCCGATACCAGGCATACTAA GACCGACCAGGAGTTGGCGATCAACATCAAGAAGGCCACGAACCCCGACGAGACGGCGCCGAAGCGGAAACATGTGCGCAGCTGCATTGTGTACACATGGGACCACCGGTCTTCTCAGGCCTTCTGGGCTGGGATGAAGGT GCAACCCATTCTTGCCGACGAAGTTCAGACTTTCAAAGCTCTGATTACGGTCCACAAAGTCCTCCAAGAAGGACACCCGAACACGCTGAGGGAGGCCATGGCGCAGAGAGGTTGGATCGACAGCTTGAATCGCGGCATGGGAGGAGAGGGAGTGCGCGGATACAGCCCTTTGATCCGGGAATACGTTTACTACCTCCTGGCGAAGCTTTCTTTCCACCAGCAGCATCCCGAGTTTAACGGAACCTTCGAATACGAGGAGTACCTCAGCTTGAAGGCCATCAACGACCCCAATGAGGGGTATGAGACAATCACAGACTTGATGACACTGCAAGATAAGATTGAGCAGTTCCAGAAGTTGATCTTCTCACACTTCCGTCACGTTGGAAATAACGAGTGTCGTATTTCCTCTCTTGTGCCCCTCGTGCAGGAGAGCTACGGTATTTACAAGTTTATCACAAGCATGCTTCGCGCCATGCACTCGA CCACCGGCGACGTCGAGGCGCTTTCGCCCCTACGAGAACGATACGATGCCCAACATTACCGCCTCGTCAAGTTCTACTACGAGTGCTCCAACCTGCGCTATCTGACCAGCTTGATAACGATCCCCAAGCTGCCGCAAGACCCTCCCAACCTGTTGGCGGAAGACGACGAGGCACCCGCACTTCCGGCGCGCCCGAAGCAGGAAATTGAGAGACGCCCCACTCCACCCCCTGAACCGAAATCACAGGAGCCAGATGATATTTCCGAATTCTGGAAGAACGAGCTGGAGCGCCAGAACCGAGAGTACGAAGAGCAGCAGAGAGTCCTCGAGGAACAACAGCGTCAGCAGATGTTGATGCAGCAACAGGCGCAGCAGCAGGCACAACGGGACTTTGAGGAGCAGCAGCGACAGTTGGCGGAGCAGCAGCGCAGGGAGCAGGAGGCCCTGATGCAGCAGCAAATGCAGTATCAGACCCAGGGTCGGCTTGCAGAGTTAGAACAGGAGAACTTCAATGCGAGAGCCCAGTATGAGCGTGACCAGCTTATGCTCCAGCAATACGACCAGAGGGTCAAGGGTCTGGAGAATGAGCTTGCACAGATCCAGGGACATTACGGCCAACAGATCACGAGCAAAGATGAGCAAATCAGAGCTCTACAGGAGCAGGTTAACACGTGGCGGACGAAGTACGAAGCGCTCGCAAAGCTGTACTCCCAGCTTCGCCACGAGCACTTGGATCTGCTCCAAAAGTTCAAGTCTGTGCAGCTCAAGGCTGCCTCGGCTCAGGAGGCCATTGAGCGGCGAGAGAAGCTTGAACGCGAGATCAAGACGAAGAACCTTGAGCTCGCTGATATGATCAGAGAGAGGGACCGCGCGCTCCATGACAAGGACCGCCTGCAGGGCGCCAACAAGGATGAGCTCGAAAAGCTCAAGCGAGAGCTCCGCATGGCCCTGGATCGTGCCGATAACATCGAGAGAAGCAAAGGAAACGAGCTCTCAACAATGTTGTCTAAGTACAACCGTGAGATGGCCGATCTCGAGGAGGCCCTGCGACTCAAGTCTCGCGCTCTGGACGACGCCCAGGCCAAGATCAGGAATGGAGACTCTGACCTTGAACAGCTTCTTCGCGACAAGGAGGAGGAGTTGGAAGTCTACAAGGCCGGCATGGATCAGACACTTATCGAGCTCAACGAGCTGAAGTTGAACCAAGGCGATACCGACACCGTTATTGACGGACAGATTGATGCCTTGATCATGGCCAACCTGGACAAGATCAACGACATCATCGACTCTGTGCTGCAATCCGGTGTGCAGAGAGTAGATGATGCGCTTTACGAGTTGGATTCAACGATGCAGGCAGGAAACCAGAACGCTTCTCCATCCTACGTGCTCTCGCAGATTGAGAAGGCCTCGTCCAGCGCCATGGAGTTTGCTACCGCATTCAACAACTTCATCGCCGACGGCCCCAACGCGACACACGCCGAGCTTATCAAGGCCATCAACGTCTTTGCTGGTGCTCTTGCGGATGTCTGCAGCAACGCCAAGGGTATCACCCGTCTGGCAACCGACGAGAAGAAGAGCGATGCTCTGATGAACGGCACCCGGCAGTCCGCTTCTTCCACCGTCAAATTCTTCCGCGGCCTTCAGAGCTTCCGCCTGGAGGGCATGGATCCCATCCAGAAGACCGACGTTGTCATCAACAGCAATAACGAGGTGCAGATGAACCTTCAGAAGCTGAACAAGCTTGTCGAGACATTCGCGCCCAACACTGGCAAGCTCGCGGGCAAGGGCGACTTGGGCGATATTGTCGATTCCGAACTCAGCAAGGCGGCCGATGCCATCGCGGCCGCTGCTGCTCGCCTCGCCAAGCTGAAGAACAAGCCTCGCGAAGGGTACTCTACCTACGAGCTCAAGGTCCACGACGGCATTCTCGATGCCGCCATGGCCATCACCAACGCCATTGCGCAGCTGATCAAGGCCGCCACGGTGACGCAGCAGGAGATTGTTCAGGCAGGCCGAGGTTCGTCCTCGAGAACCGCCTTCTACAAGAAGAACAACAGATGGACCGAGGGTCTTATTTCAGCCGCCAAGGCCGTGGCGTCCTCCACCAACACCCTGATCGAGACCGCAGACGGCGTCTTGTCGAACCGCAACAGCCCCGAGCAGCTCATTGTGGCATCCAACGACGTGGCAGCCTCCACGGCTCAGCTCGTCGCCGCCAGCAGAGTCAAGGCTGGCTTCATGTCCAAGAGCCAAGAGAACCTCGAGCAGGCCAGCAAGGCTGTCGGTGCTGCATGCAGGGCGCTCGTGCGCCAGGTGCAGAACATGATCAAGGACCGCAACGCGGAGGACGAGGCGGTCGACTACTCCAAGCTCGGAGCCCACGAGTTCAAGGTCCGGGAGATGGAGCAACAG GTCGAGATTCTGCAGTTGGAGAACTCCCTCTCGGCCGCAAGACACAGGCTAGGAGAGATGCGCAAGATCTCTTACCAGGAGGACTAG